The DNA region CGAACCTGTTCGTGGCGTCGTCGAGCAAGGCCGACGGCGACGTGATGGAGATCATCCGCGAGGTGCTCGGTGACTATGACAAGAAGGTGAACGTGATCGACTGGACGAGGATCGAGGAGTCCGGTGCGATCACGGTCCAGATCGCCAACAAGATCGTGCGGTCCCGATTCGGCATCTGCTACTTCTCCGAGGCGACGACCGACGGGGACTTCGCGTATGCCGACAACCCGAACGTGATCTTCGAAGCCGGCATGCTCCACGCACTGATCAACTCGCCGGATGCTCCCCCGTCCGGGTGGATCCCCGTCCGGGAGAAGAACGCACCACCAGCGCCGTTCGACTTCGCCAACGAACGGATCGAACCGGTGCCGCGCGACGATCGGGGCAAGCTCGAACAAGACCAGTTCCGCCGAAGGATCCGGCGCCGCATCGAAGACCTGCTGAGCGCGGCATGACCACACGTATCTGCACGGGTCGCCAGGACTCTCTCCATCAACGGTGCGACGCACGAGGTGCATCATGAGCAGCACGCCGAGGCAGACGGTGGCCGGCGCCGATGGGGACACTGGTCGCAAGGGGAAACGGTCGCGCAGCAGGTACCGCAGGGTCGTGTGGCTGGCCACGCTGTGGACGCTGACGGTCCTCGCCTTCACCGCCTGGGGCCTGTACGACGTCATCCGGGCGCGGAGCACAGCGGGCGCGCATGCTGTCGATCACGGCAGTGACTACCGCTACGACGCGACCGCCCCCGAGGTACCGGCACAGCTGACGCCACGCGGCGATCCCGAGAACCTCTCGGCCGTGTTGTTCCATCGTGACCTGTCACAACGGATCCGCGAGATCGAGTACGAGGCCAGCGTCCCGCAGGAAGCTGGTCAGTCGCGCTTCAGCCTGGTCATCCCGGACGGTCCACTCGAGACGCGCATCGGGCAGTTCGCAGACGCGTCCGTCAGCCGAGAGTTGGACAAGGACTACATCACCGCCGACGCCGAAGTGCGGCAGAATCGTGTGCTCCTGCGTGTCGCGTTCGATCGGCGCAGCGCAGCGTTGGGAAGTCCCGGCTCCTACCTCGGCACGATCAGCGTCGTCGATCCCCGGGTTGAACGGGTCGACATCCCCTTCACGGTGTCGCTCGCGTACCCGTGGTGGCAGTTCGTGTGCGTGCTGCTGCTCCTGATGCTCCTGCCCGCGACGTTGTACCTGTGGTTCCTGCGCGGCAGCTTCTCACAGGAAGGCAATCTGTCGCTCGCGGGCCTCCAGAACTGGTTGTTCAGCCGCAACGCGCTGATGTCGATCGGTACGGGCATCGCGGCCGCCGTCAGCGTCTGGATGGCGACGTACTTCAGCAGTGATTCGTGGGGCGTCAGCGTCACGGCCGCGACGGCGATGTTCGGAGCGACGTTCAGTTCCTTCATCGCGGCCGCGAGCGCCGTGACCGCCGCCGGCGCCGAGGAGCCCACCACAGCGCAGGGTGGCGAGGACCTCGCCGTCGATGGCGTGCCAGCCAACACGCAGGCGGCGCCAGACCCCGTCCCGGCGTAGAAGGCGATCCAACGATCTCGCTGGAAGATGCTCGTGTGGGCAGTGGCGCACAACCGAAGAAGGACCATCTCGCGCACTGGCTGGTGAATCGACGCGCGCACCGACAGTGCCCCGGATGCATCACATGTCACCGTCCGAGCACTCACGCCGGACGGCTTGACATGAACGAACCGGTGGCGGACAGTCGGACCACGTCACCATGCGCGGGGCATCGTGATCCCGTCCACCTGCGGAGCAACTCGCCCGTGAACGGGCGACGATCCGCACGCGGCCGTGTCGCCAATCGCTCGAGGAAGGTGGCGCCATGCCAACGCCAGAGGATGCCAACAACGTTCCGGAGCGGATCGAGCCACTCGAAGGACCCAACGAGCGCGACCGGGCGTTCCTCGAGGAACGCATGGCGCGCATGGTCGACAAGGCCGACGTCACGGCGGACGAGGACGAAGGTGACGACGGGGATGAGGACGAAGGTGACGACGGTGGCGAGGGTCGCGGTGGTGAGCCCCACGGCCCCGTGACGCCCTCGACTCCCGGTGGCTCCCGGGAGGCGATCCCTGCGTCCGACGGTGTCGCCGAACGGCGGCGTGAGGCCTTGAACGAGGCGCACGCGCGTCGTCGCGCCCAGCTCACGCCACCTCCCGCCGAGCGCCGCGATGCTCCGCGTCCCGACCAGCCACGCGAGCAACCGCCTGCGCCACCGGCCAACTCCTGGGTACCCATCGGGCCGGCCGTGCTCCGCAGGGGACAGGGTGCGACGCTGCCGGCGACGAGCGGGCGGGTGGCAGGGTTGGCGCCGCTGGCCGGGGGTGACCGGATCTACGTCGGCTCGGCGAACGGCGGGGTGTGGCGTTCCGAGGATGGCGGGTCGACCTGGCACTCGTTGATGGACGCGTTCGACCTCAACCCGACGACGGCGGCGTCGGACTCACTCGCGGTGGGCGCGCTCGAAGTGGTTCCGGGCGCGACAGCCGCACAGGACACGGTCTACGTCGGCACCGGCGAGGGTGCGAGTTCGGCGTACTTCGGCGTCGGGCCCGTCGTGTCGACCGACGGGGGGACCAACTGGGTCACCGAGCCCGTGTCACCGGGCAGCAGCAGTCTCAGCGGCAGTGCGTTCTACGCGCTCGCGGTAGACCCGGGCGACAGCCAGCGTGTCGTGGCAGCCACGCAGCGGGGCCTGTACCGCCGCGAGCCGGACGGTGCGGGCGGGTTCCACTGGGACAGCAAGGTGCTGCCCGGCGCGGTGTTCGCCTTCGTCACCAGCGTCGTCGCCTGCCGCCAGGGCGGCACGACGACCTTCTACGCGGCTGAGTGGGGCGGCCGCATCTACGCGTCGACGGATGGCGCGACGTGGACCACCGTCGGCACCGGGTTCCCGACCAACCGCATGGGCCGGATCAGCCTGACCGCCCGACCCGGTGACCCATCCGTGGTCTATGCACTCGCGGCGTTGTGGGATCCCGCCGGATCTCCCGCACCACCGCCGGGTACCGCGCTGAGCGGCAACCTGCACGGGCTGTACCGCCTCGACACCGCCGACGGGACGTGGCGCCTCGTCACGGGAGTCCCCGCCACCCTGTTCGGTACGAACCCCACGGTGCGGCGGGGGCAGGGATCGTACGACAACGCCGTCGAGGTGGATCCCAACGATGCGAACCGCGTGTTCGTCGGCGGCTCGACGGCGGCGAGCTCCGGGGAGTGGTCGGGGTCGATGTATCGGTGTGCCATCACCGTGAGCGGCACCGTTCCCTCAGCGACCGCGACGTACATCGGCGCATCGATCCACGCCGACGTGCACCGGGCCCGGTTCACACCGGGGGACGCGACGAGTCTGTGGGTCGGCTGCGACGGCGGCGTGTTCCACTCCGCCAATCCGGCGGGCAGCGGCAACATCTTCCGGTCGCGGAACACCGGCCTGGTCACGTTGACACTCAACAGCTTCAACCAGCATCCCACCGAACCGGCCGTCGTGTTCTCCGGCAGCCAGGACAACGGCGGGATCCGCTACACCGGCGAGGAGGCGTGGCTGTACTCCTCGCACGGCGACGGCGGGGCGCAGGTGATCGACTGGAACAACCCCTATCGCGTCCTGAGCATCTGGACCTCCGGCGTTGTCCGGCGGTCGACGAACGGCGGCCTTCGCGACAGCTACAACGACGTGTCACCGCCGCTGGCCATGAACGAAGGCGTGCTCTTCTACAACCCGATGGTCGGCACGCCGTTCAACCCGGCGTCGCCCGCGCAGGCCAACCGTGTCGCGCTCGGCTCGACCAGGGTGTGGGTGACGAACGACTTCGGGACGAGCTGGGCTTCGATCCCCGGCAACACCACCGGCGACAACCTCGGCACGGACCCGGGCTTTCGCATCCGCAGCCTTCTGTTCACCCGCACGAGCCGGCTGTTCGCCGGGACGATGAACGGCCGGGTGTACCGCTACGACGAAGGTGCCGGCGGATGGGGCGCTCCGACCCGCATCGACAACCTTGGAACAACCCAGCTACCGTTCGCGGCGCCGGTCACCGACATCGCGGAGGATCCCGCGGACCCGACCGGCGGGTCCATCTTCGTGACCTACGGCGGTACCGGTGACTACCGCCACGTGTGGCACTGGAACGGCACGACGTGGCAGCAGCGGTCCGGACCGCCCGGCGCCGCCGCGGCACAGCTGCTGGACGTCAACCACACGGCCATCGTGGTCGACCCGGCCGATCCCTCGATCGTCTACGCCGGGGCGGACATCGGGGTGTGGCGGTCAACCGATGCGGGCCAGAACTGGGCTGCCTTCTCGGCCGGCCTGCCCGACGCGGGCGTGATGGACCTGAAGATCCACGCCGGTCGGCGCCTGCTGCGGTGCAGCACGTTCGGCCGCGGCATGTACGAGGTCGAGCTCGACCGAACCCACAAGCAGGGCATCGAGCTGTACGTGCGGGACACCCAGCTCGACCAGGGTCGGTACACGACGGTCAACGGGCTCGACGACCCCACCCGGCAGGGCCAGACGGTCGCGCACTGGCGGGGCCCCGGCATCAAGCTGGACACGCCCGACGTGAGCGGCGACTACGAGTTCCCCCTCGTCGGTGGCATCGACTTCCTCGACTTCACCGACGGGTTGACCGACGACGCGCGCGGGGTCGCGACGCACGCGACGGCGACGATCACGACGAAGGTGTACGTGCAGGTGCACAACCGCGGGACCGGGCCGGCAGACAACGTGCGCGTGATGCTGCTGCTGGCCAACGCGTCGACCGGCCTGCCCCCGCTGCCGGCCACCCTGGCAGCCGATGTGCAGGCGGGAACCCCGATCACGACAATGGATTGGCGGACGGTGGGGATCACGACGCTGCACGATGTCAGGCCCGACGCCCCGAAGATCGCGGATTTCGACCTGACGTCCGATCTTCTTCCGCCGCCGGCGAACCTCGCGGGCAACAACCACCACTGCGTCCTCGCGTTGCTGCACCATGCCAACGACCCGTTCACCTCGACGGTCGTGAACACCGACCAGATGAGCAGAGGCGAGCGCAAGGCTGCGCACAAGAACCTCACCGTTGTGCAGTTCACCGGTACGGTCCCCACGCCGGCACCGGTCGCCGTGCCGCTCCGGCTGCACAACCCCGGGCGGGGCGGGCCGGAGCTGTTCGACCTCGAGATCGACGTACGTCGCTACCGCGGGCACGTCCGCCTGTACCTGCCGCCGGTGGAGACCGACGGTGACCTCACCGACCTGGCGGAGGGCCTCAAGCGCGGGACGGACTTCCTTCCGTTCAGGGAGTGGGCACGTGACTTTCGGAGTCGTGTGCGCCGGGACCACGACGCGGGCAACACGTGGGACGCGGCGTGGACCGACGAGGCGCTCGGGAACATCGACGCTGTCCTCAGCAGCGGCGCGATGTTCGACGCCACCGCAGACGTCCACGCCGCCCTGCGACGACTGGTGCTGGAGCCCGCCCAGTCGTTGACCGCGTACCTCCTGTTCGATCGCCCGCCGGACGCCGGCGTCGGCGACACGTTTCCTGTTCGCGTCCGGCAGTTCGAGTCCGAGCGCGAAGAACTGGTCGGTGGACTGGACATCCGGTTGGAGGTCCAGCCGGAGCCCCTGATCGACGACGATGACGACCGTCCGCAGCGGTGTGACTGGATCGACGGCGTGGCCTTCCGAGGCACGGTGCGCCCACGTTCGCGGCAGAGGTGGACGTCGGCCGGATGGCCCGCGGATGCCGACGTTCACTGGGCGGTCATCGTCCGGGAAGCCGCACTCCGAGACCCAACGGTCGCATGGATGGTGGTTCCGAGTCGCGGGCACGACGGGGACATCACCTACGACATCACCGTGTCGAACCTTGGACGTCGGGACGTGGAGGTGGAATGCCGGTTCGCGGTGGATGCGACCGAGGCGGACCCTGCCGCGGTCGAGCGGAGCATCATGCTCGAGTCGCTGCCGTCCACCGCCCTTCCCGCCAATGGACCACCTGACGAGCTGACCGGTCGCTGACGCGCGCACCGCGCCGGTGACGCGCGGCCACCGCCTGCCGATCGGTCCGACACCGTGCGCTCCCGCGCGATGCGGACCACCGCTAGGCTGCGAGCCGGAGGACGACCCGCATCCACGAAGGAACGACGCGCGGTGCCAGTTGGGCCCGGTGATGTGATCGGTCATCGCTACCGGGTCGACGCACGACTCGGGCGCGGCGGCATGGCCTCCGTGTACGCGGCCACGGATCTGACGTTGGACCGGTCGGTCGCGCTCAAGATCTCCTCGTGGCATGCGGACGACGAGCCGCGCGCCGCCGAGCGGTTCCGCCGGGAGGCGCGGGCCGCTGCCGCGCTGCACCACCCCAACATCGTCACGGTGTTCGACGTCGCCGAGCACGACGGCGTGACGGTGCTGGTCATGCAGCGCGTGGACGGCCCGACGCTGGCGTCGCGGATCGGCGAACGTGGGCCACTGCCCGTCCCGGAGGCGGCCGATGTCGCGGCGCAGATCTGTGACGCGCTGGCCGCCGCCCACGCCGCGGGGATCGTGCATCGCGACGTCAAACCGTCCAACGTGCTCTTCGCAGCCGACGGGGTCGTCAAGCTGAGCGACTTCGGGATCGCGCGCGCGACCGAGGCGTCGCTGACGATGACATCCGTGCACGGATCGGTCGGATACATCGCACCCGAGCAGGCGCGCGGGGAACGTCCCGATCCGCGCAGCGACCTGTATGCCCTTGGATGCACGCTGTTCGAGATGCTCACGGGCCACCGGCCGTTCACCGGCGACACGATCGCCGCGGTGCTGTCCCAGCACCTCCACGAGCCGGCGCCTGAGGTGCACAGCGTGCGTCCCGAGATCCCCGACGCGCTGGACGCACTCGTCACGCGGTTGCTCGCGAAGGATCCCGGGGAACGACCGCCGAACGCCGAGGATGTCAGCACCCGACTCCGTCAGATCGCCGACGGCGGCACGGCGTGGGCGATGGCCGGCGGCACTCGTGCGTTCGTTCCCACACGGACCGAGCCGGTTGCCGCCGTCACGCCACCCGACGGGGCGTCGTCACGGCGCGCCGCGCAGCGGTCGCCGCGACGGCGGCCTGCCGTGCTGATCGCCGCCGCCGTCGCGCTCGCGGCGCTGCTGTGGCTGCGCGGCGCCTGGGGGCCGACGCCGACGGCCGACGCCGGGTCGTCGCCGGAGACGGTCGCCGCAGGCGGCGGTGGCGACGAC from Euzebyales bacterium includes:
- a CDS encoding serine/threonine-protein kinase; this translates as MPVGPGDVIGHRYRVDARLGRGGMASVYAATDLTLDRSVALKISSWHADDEPRAAERFRREARAAAALHHPNIVTVFDVAEHDGVTVLVMQRVDGPTLASRIGERGPLPVPEAADVAAQICDALAAAHAAGIVHRDVKPSNVLFAADGVVKLSDFGIARATEASLTMTSVHGSVGYIAPEQARGERPDPRSDLYALGCTLFEMLTGHRPFTGDTIAAVLSQHLHEPAPEVHSVRPEIPDALDALVTRLLAKDPGERPPNAEDVSTRLRQIADGGTAWAMAGGTRAFVPTRTEPVAAVTPPDGASSRRAAQRSPRRRPAVLIAAAVALAALLWLRGAWGPTPTADAGSSPETVAAGGGGDDGGNGADDDAGAGAPGDAAGDDTAGASSGGTDDTGTGDRSTGPASPVTRVRRLVVQARTDGRISARGVEEIEKRIAEVVKQGREDKPDKAREQVGKLREKLDQLVEDGDVDPDLAQQLRVRLVALARGSGST